The following proteins are co-located in the Macadamia integrifolia cultivar HAES 741 unplaced genomic scaffold, SCU_Mint_v3 scaffold_190A, whole genome shotgun sequence genome:
- the LOC122071155 gene encoding LRR receptor-like serine/threonine-protein kinase ERL1 → MEVMKNTRKHFLVSVISLLALLYIPLSTFAILDPLDFLALQNIRKSLDDMPGSNFFSSWDFTSDPCNFAGVYCEADKVISLNLGDPRAGSPGLSGRIDPAIGKLSALAELSIVPGRIMSSLPQTLSQLKNLRFLAISKNFISGEIPTSLADLRGLQTLDLSYNQLTGEIPPSIGAIPSLFNVILSHNHLTGSVPSFNSQTLTRLDLKHNNLTGAISPSSLPPSLQYLSLSNNRLSGPVDRLLPRLNRLNYLDLGLNRFTGSIPGILFTFPITNLQLQRNFFAGPVKPVDEVTITAVDLSYNRFSGEISPLLSTVQNLYLNNNRFTGQVPGSFVDRLLAAGIQILYLQHNYLTGIEINPTSEIPMSSSLCLQYNCMVPPVLTTCPVKAGEQKTRPTTQCAEWRG, encoded by the coding sequence atgGAGGTGATGAAGAACACAAGAAAGCATTTTCTTGTCTCTGTAATTTCTCTGTTAGCTCTGTTATACATTCCACTGAGCACATTCGCCATTTTAGACCCTCTTGATTTCCTGGCTTTGCAAAATATTCGTAAATCTCTGGATGACATGCCTGGCTCGAATTTCTTTTCCTCGTGGGACTTTACCTCCGACCCCTGTAACTTCGCCGGTGTATACTGTGAAGCTGACAAGGTAATCTCTTTGAACCTGGGTGATCCTAGAGCTGGTTCTCCTGGTCTCAGTGGCCGAATCGACCCTGCAATCGGGAAGCTCTCTGCTCTCGCGGAGCTCTCCATTGTTCCTGGCAGAATCATGAGTTCTCTTCCACAAACGTTATCTCAGCTGAAAAACCTTCGATTCCTCGCCATAAGCAAGAATTTCATTTCAGGCGAGATACCCACATCTCTCGCCGATCTCCGGGGCCTTCAAACCCTTGATCTTAGCTACAATCAACTCACCGGCGAGATTCCTCCGTCCATCGGAGCAATCCCTTCACTGTTCAATGTAATTCTCTCTCACAACCACCTCACTGGTTCAGTCCCTTCCTTCAATTCCCAAACCCTAACCCGTCTCGATCTCAAGCACAACAATCTCACCGGAGCTATCTCACCTTCTTCTCTTCCACCGTCGCTTCAGTACCTCTCCCTGTCCAACAACCGGTTGAGTGGACCGGTAGACCGGCTATTGCCCCGACTCAACCGGTTAAACTACCTCGACCTGGGCTTGAACCGGTTCACTGGCAGCATTCCGGGCATTCTATTCACATTCCCGATCACGAACCTTCAGTTGCAGAGAAACTTTTTCGCTGGCCCAGTTAAACCGGTGGATGAGGTTACAATCACTGCCGTCGATCTGAGTTACAACCGATTTTCCGGCGAGATATCGCCATTGTTGTCGACAGTACAGAACTTGTATCTGAACAATAACAGATTCACAGGGCAGGTTCCTGGCAGCTTCGTTGACCGGTTATTGGCCGCAGGGATACAGATACTATACCTACAGCATAACTACCTGACCGGAATCGAAATCAATCCGACATCGGAGATTCCTATGAGCAGCTCTTTGTGTTTGCAGTATAACTGTATGGTGCCGCCGGTGCTAACCACCTGCCCTGTCAAGGCTGGTGAGCAGAAGACGCGGCCGACCACTCAGTGTGCCGAGTGGAGGGGATAA
- the LOC122071151 gene encoding uncharacterized protein LOC122071151: protein MSLLWRFLWPLVLFGLLGVADLCSAKALPRRILFDTDVDTDDFFALLYLLKQNQSEFHLQAVTINPNSWNEAGHAVNQVYDILYMMGRDDIQVGVGGDGIILPDGTILPNVGGYLPIIEQGNSTAGACRYRQSIPVGRFGGRLDIATNYGIRRGFLPQGDRKYSPLRQPTAQEVLIDTISKGPITLFMIGTHTNIAIFLMTNPHLKKNIQHIYIMGGGVRSKNPTGCCPKNASSSCKPQQCGDHGNLFTAYTVNPNAEFNIFQDPFAAYQVFHSGIPITLVPLDATNTIPITEKFFIEFEKRQQTYEAQYCFRSLKLTRDTWFDNQFYTSYFMWDSFTSGVAVSIMRNLHNRDGENEFAEMEYMNITVVTSNKPYGVSDGSNPFFDHRLKPEFNLPKNGVHSGHVMTGIIDPFCLVDNGNGKGKCEDGYTKEIKGAEAVRVLVATKAKPNKNLSSPLDREYFISFLDVLNLPQGTGRFNFTTQFPYYKEVYYKPDFGNKKLGKPVVFDMDMSAGDFVALIYLLKVPVEVINLKGILVSPTGWANAATIDIIYDVLHMMGRDDIPVGLGDVYAINQTYGDCRYTKAIPNGSGGFIDSDTLYGLARNLPRSPRRYTAENSVKYGAPRDTDHPQLRQPLALEVWKNISESLDPGSKITILTNGPLTSLANIILSEKNISSVIQNIYIVGGHISYDKMDHGNVFIVPSNKYAELNMFLDPFAAKVVFNSELNITLIPLGIQRKVNSFHKILESLKLTKKTPEAVFTYRLLSTLHHLQHKYQIYHHMDIFLGEILGATIAAGDDHRLHPVFQVKSIKVIARGDESKDGQIFIDKKQGKLVKILESVKPMEYYHHFAKLLGDKLQSAVISSFDEQKIIWNTPSNQTVSNNGKN from the exons ATGTCGTTACTGTGGAGATTTCTTTGGCCACTGGTTCTGTTTGGGCTTCTTGGAGTTGCAGACCTTTGCTCTGCAAAAGCTCTGCCTCGACGGATTCTTTTCGATACAGATGTTGATACTGATGATTTCTTTGCACTCTTGTATCTTTTGAAGCAGAACCAATCAGAATTCCATTTGCAG GCAGTAACTATCAACCCCAATTCATGGAATGAAGCTGGGCATGCTGTGAATCAAGTGTATGACATTCTCTACATGATGGGTCGGGACGACATTCAAGTTGGAGTTGGAGGTGATGGTATTATATTACCAGATGGTACCATACTTCCAAATGTTGGTGGATATCTTCCTATAATTGAGCAG GGTAACTCAACAGCAGGAGCTTGTAGGTACAGACAATCTATACCTGTAGGGCGGTTTGGGGGACGGTTGGATATTGCTACAAATTATGGCATACGAAGAGGCTTTCTTCCGCAG GGAGACAGGAAATATTCCCCTCTTCGCCAGCCCACTGCTCAAGAAGTTTTGATTGACACAATATCCAAGGGTCCTATAACTCTTTTTATGATTGGGACGCATACTAACATTGCCATTTTCCTTATGACTAATCCTCATCTGAAGAAAAATATTCAGCACATTTATATAATGGGTGGTGGTGTGAGGTCAAAAAACCCGACGGGTTGTTGCCCAAAGAATGCCAGCTCCTCTTGCAAGCCACAACAGTGTGGGGACCATGGAAATTTGTTTACAGCCTACACTGTTAATCCTAATGCAGAGTTTAACATATTTCAAGATCCTTTTGCAGCATACCAG GTTTTCCATTCAGGAATCCCAATTACCCTTGTTCCCCTAGATGCAACAAACACAATCCCCATAACTGAGAAGTTCTTTATAGAATTTGAAAAGAGACAGCAAACATATGAGGCACAGTACTGCTTCCGGTCTTTAAAACTGACTCGTGATACTTGGTTTGATAACCAATTTTATACG AGCTATTTCATGTGGGACTCATTTACCTCTGGTGTAGCAGTGTCAATCATGCGTAATTTGCACAACCGTGATGGGGAAAATGAATTTGCCGAGATGGAATATATGAACATTACTGTTGTTACTTCAAATAAACCATATGGAGTATCTGATGGTTCAAATCCATTTTTTGACCACCGTTTAAAGCCAGAGTTTAATCTGCCGAAGAATGGAGTGCATAGTGGTCATGTCATGACAGGAATTATTGATCCATTTTGCCTTGTGGACaatggaaatggaaaagggAAATGCGAG GATGGTTACACAAAGGAGATAAAAGGTGCAGAGGCTGTGCGAGTTCTTGTTGCTACAAAggcaaaaccaaataaaaatcttaGCAGCCCACTTGACAGAGAATATTTCATAAGTTTCTTGGAT GTTTTGAATCTCCCTCAGGGAACTGGAAGATTTAATTTTACAACACAGTTTCCTTATTATAAGGAAGTTTATTACAAGCCAgattttgggaataaaaaatTGGGGAAACCTGTAGTATTCGACATGGATATGAGTGCTGGAGATTTTGTAGCTCTGATCTATCTCCTAAAAGTACCTGTCGAAGTAATCAATCTCAAG GGAATATTAGTAAGTCCGACTGGCTGGGCAAATGCTGCTACCATAGATATCATATATGATGTACTACATATGATGGGCCGTGACGACATCCCAGTTGGTCTTGGCGATGTATATGCAATTAATCAAACTTATGGAGACTGCAGGTACACAAAAGCTATTCCAAATGGTAGTGGTGGATTTATAGACTCTGATACACTTTATGGGCTTGCTCGCAATTTGCCACGTAGCCCTAGAAG GTATACAGCAGAAAATTCTGTGAAATATGGAGCTCCTAGAGATACTGATCACCCCCAACTTAGACAACCACTAGCTTTAGAAGTTTGGAAGAACATTTCAGAATCACTGGATCCAGGGTCAAAAATTACTATATTAACCAATGGACCTTTGACGAGTTTGGCAAATATTATTCTTTCAGAGAAGAATATCAGCTCGGTGATTCAG AATATATACATAGTTGGGGGACACATCAGCTATGACAAGATGGATCATGGAAATGTCTTCATAGTTCCTTCAAACAAGTATGCGGAACTAAACATGTTTCTTGACCCTTTTGCTGCAAAGGTGGTCTTCAACTCAGAACTCAACATCACACTCATCCCCCTCGGCATTCAACGGAAAGTAAATTCTTTTCATAAGATTCTGGAAAGTTTGAAGCTCACAAAGAAGACTCCTGAAGCTGTGTTTACCTACCGTTTACTGTCAACGCTGCATCACTTGCAGCATAAGTATCAAATATATCATCATATG GATATATTCCTAGGAGAAATCCTCGGTGCAACAATAGCAGCTGGTGATGATCATCGCCTGCACCCAGTCTTCCAAGTCAAGTCCATCAAGGTCATCGCTAGGGGGGATGAATCCAAAGACGGACAAATTTTCATTGAtaaaaagcaaggaaaattaGTCAAAATATTAGAAAGTGTGAAACCAATGGAGTATTATCATCACTTTGCAAAACTACTTGGTGATAAATTGCAATCTGCTGTGATTAGCAGCTTTGATGAGCAGAAAATAATTTGGAATACACCATCAAATCAAACTGTCAGTAATAACGGGAAAAACTGA